TTGATATTCAGGACGATCAGTATTTTTACCAGAAAAAGCTTCGTCTTTATAAATGCCAACAAGCTTCCCCCATTTGTTATTTTCATACCTATTTTTTTCTTCAATTTTTAGTTTGAGTCGTTGCAACTGAGAAGTAATAGAGCCTTCTTTATTTTTGGCTTGCTCTTCTGTACTTACACGACAATATATTCCAACTTTTCTCATATCTTAATCCTATTTTTTTCTTTTAATAATCATATCAACTTTAAGTCCAATCCCGTTTGCAATTCTCACAAGCTGATTAATTGAAACACCTCTTTCTGTTCCCCGAAGGGTTTTATTGACATTTTTTCTATCCATACCGATTAAGCGTCCAACTTCTCCTTGAGAGAGGCCTTGCTTTTCCATTTCTGCAAGTATCTTTGTAGTAAGCTGCTCCTTTAATTTAGGAACTTCTGTTTCTTCCCAATCTACCACTGTCATAACTCCTTATCGGTATATTAAGAGACTAGCGTGAATTATCACGCTAGTCAATGGGTAATAAATAACAAGTAATTATAGTGGGTTATGAGGCTTGTGCAGAAAAATTGGGAAAAATTAACTGGCAAAGGTGTTTTATTCGCTCTTTGTTTTGATACTCAGAAATTTCAGCTTCCTTAATGATAATTTCAAACTCCTTTATCTTAATTTGTCTCTTCCGCATTTGTGTTGCCTTCTTAGCTTTCTTCTTTTGCATTTAAATCTTTATTTTTCCTAGACTTTAATTCGATCAGTGTTGTTTTTAAGATTTCTTCAATGCTGTCATGATCATTCATTTGAGATACAACCTTTTTAAGGTATTCCTTAGAATTAAAATGCTCCTTGGCAATTTTGCTTTTATATTGCTTATAGTAGCTTTGATGAAACTTTTGGATGATCCACGATGAAAGCTTGGCAGGAGTTATCTTTATACATGTTTCTTTTTTCAATTCATCATACATAGATGAAAGGGCCGTACTGGCCCCCTCATCTAATATAATTCTTCCTGATTTTAATTTACTCATTTAACCTCACTTGATTTTTTTGAAACTAACGTTAACCTTATAGGCTCGGCTTGCTTGGTTTTTACGGCTGCTACTTGCTGTTGATCCACCGTGATAAAATTTTCTTTTACCGTGGCCAAAACATGAGCCATAACCTAAAAATCCGATCCTGACATCACCGTGGTTGGTATCGGGGACAATGGAAAGATAAGCCTCGCTTGATTCCTGAATCATCTCTTCTGAGACCTTAAACTCTGTAGTCATCGAAATTGCAGAATAGTCTATGATTTTTCCTAATGGATATAGATTACCTCCAATTTTTACCCGTAGCTTAGTTTCATTCAGGTTATCGGAAAAAATAATGTCGTTCTCGTTCATGCCATCAAAATTTCTGTATTTTAAATTACAGCTTCCTGATCGCCTTCGATCCCAGCAAATCCGTCTTTTTAAAAAATCACAATGCCTACAAATCGGGCCGCGTATCTCACACTCTCTATCAGTCCAACCTGACGGGTAACTTCGTTGGTAAATGGGACTAAATAATTGAGTTGATACCTTTCCTGTAAAAGTGATGATCAGTGTCTCATTTGCCTTAAGTTCGGCAATATATTTATCTGATGTTACTAGCTCATTTTCTAATACTGGTTCGTAATAGACTGTAGGTGCCGGTTGTGGATTCTCAACAACCTCATCAGATTCTTTATCCCAGTTCTCACCACAGGAAACCAATAGACCAAGGCAGCCGACTATAAGTAATGACTTAAAGAGCATATTATTTTTTCTCCTTTTTCAATTCACTGTTTGGAATCCATTGGGGTTCTTCTGAAATAATCCAGACTCGATGACCTTCAACAAGCTTTTTGCCTTTGACCTGAGTATCCACCCACTCTGATTCAACTACCGGCATAGAAAGGCCCGGCCCATTACCTGTAGAATAATTTTTAGGATAATCAATTCCAAACTTATCAAGATTAAAAAGTGTTTCTCTTCTGGTCTT
The window above is part of the Halobacteriovorax sp. HLS genome. Proteins encoded here:
- a CDS encoding XRE family transcriptional regulator, encoding MTVVDWEETEVPKLKEQLTTKILAEMEKQGLSQGEVGRLIGMDRKNVNKTLRGTERGVSINQLVRIANGIGLKVDMIIKRKK